The following are encoded together in the Bos javanicus breed banteng chromosome X, ARS-OSU_banteng_1.0, whole genome shotgun sequence genome:
- the LOC133242611 gene encoding LOW QUALITY PROTEIN: uncharacterized protein CXorf49 homolog (The sequence of the model RefSeq protein was modified relative to this genomic sequence to represent the inferred CDS: inserted 1 base in 1 codon) — MAFGLGNKPEEALDPIGYASRGQANKARAVPVVLDGALQTLPTSPALTAATSTTTATVTWVINRPHPSSGGHPDRDMSSRDDEAGSAAPRGSRLGPKPGAPRSGEGEGGGGFPDPEGFESEQEVLEAGGLVLWGREGWPGSPADDKGDTLELADEMVAAMLRQLSDLDMLGVGRYPFPESYTVGEVSALWPDLEAGPGGQGAAAQSSGEVVPVVACPLQVGGPKVGRAWRNPKRGTKSRLNVAVDHQWPPAEGSAGLLSDLESFDEFSEIELMRVSMYPKEGGQAKLNSPEDPGDTPRHSNVQGRENLLNVPGTLLCLALRGLTSVVERQGKQGPRRRKKSLGGASKPALXGTFPSWGQGISATPLEPATFPQVFGILLLGRSKSYTLVPWGTKESKHAGAGKKSLVGQLGQVVSVLAMAGEDNDPNRDPVPKGQGPRLSQCHTVVPVSALPAGLGLTNGECAKEISLSILFPSPCLNLVPHHMCVRTHTHTSLVQIEVIGGIAPTATPGADLQVNSLFCEVLLAHIALPASMQHLADKFQVL; from the exons ATGGCTTTTGGGCTTGGCAACAAACCAGAGGAGGCCCTTGACCCCATTGGTTATGCCTCGAGGGGGCAGGCCAACAAGGCACGTGCTG TGCCTGTGGTGCTTGATGGCGCGCTCCAGACGCTGCCCACCTCACCTGCCCTGACTGccgccaccagcaccaccactgcCACCGTGACCTGGGTGATAAATCGTCCCCACCCCAGTTCCGGGGGCCACCCAGATCGTGACATGAGCTCCCGGGATGATGAG GCCGGTTCCGCAGCCCCACGGGGATCCAGACTGGGCCCCAAGCCGGGGGCACCGCGAAGCGGCGAGGGTGAGGGCGGAGGTGGCTTCCCAGACCCTGAGGGCTTCGAGTCAGAGCAGGAGGTGCTGGAAGCCGGAGGGCTGGTGCTGTGGGGCCGCGAAGGCTGGCCTGGCTCCCCGGCTGACGACAAGGGGGACACCCTGGAGCTGGCTGACGAGATGGTGGCGGCCATGCTGCGGCAGCTGAGCGACCTGGACATGCTGGGCGTCGGCAGATACCCGTTCCCGGAGAGCTACACTGTCGGTGAAGTGTCCGCCTTGTGGCCTGACCTCGAGGCGGGTCCCGGCGGTCAAGGCGCGGCCGCCCAGAGTAGTGGGGAAGTGGTGCCGGTTGTGGCCTGCCCTCTCCAGGTCGGTGGGCCCAAGGTGGGCCGGGCCTGGAGGAACCCTAAGAGAGGCACTAAGAGTAGGTTGAACGTGGCTGTGGATCACCAGTGGCCTCCCGCGGAAGGCTCGGCTGGGCTGCTGTCTGACCTCGAGTCCTTTGATGAATTCAGTGAGATAGAGCTAATGAGGGTGAGCATGTATCCCAAAGAAGGAGGCCAGGCCAAGCTCAACAGCCCCGAGGATCCCGGGGACACACCCAGACACTCGAATGTCCAAGGCAGGGAGAATCTCCTTAACGTGCCAGGCACTCTCCTATGCTTGGCTCTGCGAGGACTCACTTCGGTTGTGGAAAGGCAGGGCAAGCAGGGgcccaggagaagaaaaaaatccctcGGGGGAGCCTCCAAACCTGCCC GGGGAACCTTCCCTTCCTGGGGGCAGGGAATCTCTGCCACTCCCCTGGAACCGGCCACCTTCCCCCAAGTCTTTGGCATCCTGCTGCTTGGGAGGTCCAAGAGTTATACCTTGGTCCCTTGGGGAACCAAAGAGTCCAAGCACGCGGGCGCTGGGAAGAAATCCTTGGTCGGGCAGTTGGGGCAGGTGGTGTCTGTGCTGGCGATGGCGGGAGAAGACAACGACCCAAATAGAGACCCAGTCCCAAAGGGCCAA GGGCCCCGGCTTTCTCAGTGCCACACTGTTGTCCCCGTCTCAGCTCTGCCTGCTGGCCTGGGGCTGACTAACGGAGAATGTGCTAAAGAGATCAGCCTTTCAATTCTCTTCCCAAGCCCGTGCCTCAACCTGGTCCCACATCACatgtgcgtgcgcacacacacacacacatccttagtCCAGATCG AGGTGATTGGTGGCATTGCCCCAACAGCTACTCCGGGTGCAGACCTGCAGGTTAATAGCCTTTTCTGTGAAGTGCTGTTGGCCCACATTGCTCTGCCAG CCTCCATGCAGCACCTGGCTGACAAGTTCCAGGTCCTTTGA